Proteins from a genomic interval of Quercus robur chromosome 9, dhQueRobu3.1, whole genome shotgun sequence:
- the LOC126699247 gene encoding 12-oxophytodienoate reductase 2-like isoform X17 — MAAEAATIPLLTPYKLGKFNLSRRVVLAPLTRQRSYGNVPQPHAILYYSQRTSKGGLLITEATGVSDTAQGYPDTPGIWTKEQVEAWKPIVDAVHAKGFQPNGQAPISSSNRPLTPQIKANGIDVADFTPPRRLRIEEIPQIVNDFRLAARNAIEAGFDGVEIHGAHGYLIDQFMKDQVNDRTDQYGGSLENRCRFALEIVEAVSNEIGADRVGIRLSPFADYVQSGDSNPEALGLYMAESLNKYEILYCHMVEPRMNTAREKSESPHGLVLMREAFKGNFIVAGGYDREDGNKAIAENYADLVAYGRHFLANPDLPKRFKLNAPLNKYNRETFYTSDPVLGYTDYPFLEDIA, encoded by the exons GGTTGTTTTGGCACCATTGACCAGACAGAGATCTTATGGCAATGTTCCTCAGCCACATGCTATCTTATATTATTCTCAAAGAACCTCCAAAGGTGGTCTACTAATAACTGAAGCCACTGGAGTTTCTGACACTGCTCAAGG GTATCCAGACACACCTGGTATATGGACAAAAGAGCAAGTTGAAGCATGGAAACCCATCGTAGATGCTGTTCATGCCAAAG GTTTTCAGCCAAATGGTCAAGCCCCAATTTCTTCCTCTAACAGGCCTTTGACCCCTCAAATTAAAGCTAATGGAATTGACGTTGCAGACTTCACTCCTCCAAGGCGGCTAAGGATAGAGGAAATTCCTCAAATTGTCAATGATTTTAGGCTTGCTGCAAGGAATGCTATTGAAGCTG GCTTTGATGGAGTAGAGATCCATGGGGCTCATGGTTACCTAATTGACCAGTTTATGAAAGATCAAGTCAATGATCGAACGGATCAATATGGTGGATCCCTTGAAAATCGTTGCCGGTTTGCTCTGGAAATAGTCGAAGCTGTTTCTAATGAGATAGGAGCAGACAGGGTTGGAATAAGGCTATCTCCTTTTGCAGACTACGTGCAATCCGGAGACTCAAATCCAGAAGCTTTGGGCCTTTACATGGCTGAATCCTTAAACAAATATGAGATTCTTTATTGCCACATGGTTGAGCCAAGAATGAACACAGCTAGAGAAAAGAGTGAAAGTCCCCATGGTCTTGTGCTAATGAGAGAGGCTTTTAAGGGTAACTTTATCGTTGCTGGGGGTTATGACAGGGAAGATGGGAACAAAGCTATTGCTGAAAACTATGCAGATCTTGTTGCTTATGGTCGTCATTTTCTAGCCAATCCAGATTTACCTAAGAGATTTAAGCTCAATGCTCCACTCAACAAGTACAACAGAGAAACATTCTACACCTCTGACCCTGTCCTTGGATACACTGATTATCCATTCCTTGAAGACATTGCTtag
- the LOC126699247 gene encoding 12-oxophytodienoate reductase 2-like isoform X6 has product MAAEAPTIPLLTPYKLGKFNLSHRVVLAPLTRQRSYGNVPQPHAILYYSQRTSKGGLLITEATGVSDTAQGYPDTPGIWTKEQVEAWKPIVDAVHAKGGVFFCQIWHVGRVSNQGFQPNGQAPISSSNRPLTPQIKANGIDVADFTPPRRLRIEEIPQIVNDFRLAARNAIEAGFDGVEIHGAHGYLIDQFMKDQVNDRTDQYGGSLENRCRFALEIVEAVSNEIGADRVGIRLSPFADYVQSGDSNPEALGLYMAESLNKYEILYCHMVEPRMNTAREKSESPHGLVLMREAFKGNFIVAGGYDREDGNKAIAENYADLVAYGRHFLANPDLPKRFKLNAPLNKYNRETFYTSDPVLGYTDYPFLEDIA; this is encoded by the exons GGTTGTTTTGGCACCATTGACCAGACAGAGATCTTATGGCAATGTTCCTCAGCCACATGCTATCTTATATTATTCTCAAAGAACCTCCAAAGGTGGTCTACTAATAACTGAAGCCACTGGAGTTTCTGACACTGCTCAAGG GTATCCAGACACACCTGGTATATGGACAAAAGAGCAAGTTGAAGCATGGAAACCCATCGTAGATGCTGTTCATGCCAAAGGTGGAGTTTTCTTTTGTCAAATTTGGCATGTGGGGAGGGTTTCAAATCAAG GTTTTCAGCCAAATGGTCAAGCCCCAATTTCTTCCTCTAACAGGCCTTTGACCCCTCAAATTAAAGCTAATGGAATTGACGTTGCAGACTTCACTCCTCCAAGGCGGCTAAGGATAGAGGAAATTCCTCAAATTGTCAATGATTTTAGGCTTGCTGCAAGGAATGCTATTGAAGCTG GCTTTGATGGAGTAGAGATCCATGGGGCTCATGGTTACCTAATTGACCAGTTTATGAAAGATCAAGTCAATGATCGAACGGATCAATATGGTGGATCCCTTGAAAATCGTTGCCGGTTTGCTCTGGAAATAGTCGAAGCTGTTTCTAATGAGATAGGAGCAGACAGGGTTGGAATAAGGCTATCTCCTTTTGCAGACTACGTGCAATCCGGAGACTCAAATCCAGAAGCTTTGGGCCTTTACATGGCTGAATCCTTAAACAAATATGAGATTCTTTATTGCCACATGGTTGAGCCAAGAATGAACACAGCTAGAGAAAAGAGTGAAAGTCCCCATGGTCTTGTGCTAATGAGAGAGGCTTTTAAGGGTAACTTTATCGTTGCTGGGGGTTATGACAGGGAAGATGGGAACAAAGCTATTGCTGAAAACTATGCAGATCTTGTTGCTTATGGTCGTCATTTTCTAGCCAATCCAGATTTACCTAAGAGATTTAAGCTCAATGCTCCACTCAACAAGTACAACAGAGAAACATTCTACACCTCTGACCCTGTCCTTGGATACACTGATTATCCATTCCTTGAAGACATTGCTtag
- the LOC126699246 gene encoding uncharacterized protein LOC126699246 isoform X1, protein MGCCCCCFSSWSLLCQTLFLLNLAAYHLAHASSDKYISAIGDPGMKSPDVRVGLEAWNFCNEVGMEAPNMGSPRLADCADLDCPLIIDSLGRTTKCEVHHKVNESDNSLGTGDKFPVTRFKPYTDPDLFAVEKEQYLASLCEVHDSSDPWYFWMIMLKNGNFDKNTTLCPENGKNVSKIITKRNFPCFSKGCMNQPLVYHNYTTLVSLGDQIESLTGGFYGTYDLDADLSKGVGNKSYFSVTWQKNLSTGSWVFSQRLTTSSKYPWLMLYLRADATEGFNGGYHYSGRGIIRKLLESPNFKVKVTLDVKQGGGPNSQFYLLDIGSCWKNNGDPCDGDVLTDVTRYSEMIINPATTSWCRADNLVSCPPYHVSRTGEKIYRNETSRFPYSAYHLYCSPGNANYLEEPYDICDPYSNPQAQELVQILPHPEWAVHGYPENQGDGWVGDSRTWVLDVGALSSRLYFYQDPGTEPARRVWSSINVGTEIYVSSTGMTAEWSVSDFDILVPEDVASSGVSFD, encoded by the exons ATgggctgttgttgttgttgtttttcctCTTGGTCACTTCTTTGTCAAACActgtttcttttgaatttggctGCTTATCATTTAGCTCATGCCTCATCAGACAAGTACATATCAGCCATAGGAGACCCAGGTATGAAGAGCCCAGATGTGAGAGTTGGATTAGAAGCTTGGAACTTTTGCAACGAGGTTGGAATGGAGGCACCCAACATGGGTAGCCCCAGGCTGGCTGATTGTGCTGACTTGGACTGCCCTTTGATCATTG ATTCCTTGGGCCGCACCACAAAGTGCGAAGTTCATCACAAAGTGAATGAATCAGATAACAGCTTAGGGACTGGTGATAAGTTTCCTGTAACGAGATTCAAGCCATACACAGACCCTGACCTGTTTGCTGTGGAAAAGGAACAGTATCTTGCTTCTCTGTGTGAGGTGCACGATTCCTCAGATCCGTGGTACTTCTGGATGATTATGCTCAAGAATGGAAACTTTGACAAGAATACTACCCTTTGTCCTGAGAATGGCAAGAATGTCAGTAAAATCATAACAAAGAGAAATTTTCCATGCTTCAGTAAGGGGTGTATGAATCAACCACTTGTATACCATAATTATACAACATTGGTTTCTTTAGGGGACCAAATAGAGTCTTTAACAGGGGGATTTTATGGAACATATGACCTTGATGCCGATTTAAGCAAAGGAGTGGGAAATAAATCATACTTCTCAGTCACATGGCAGAAGAATTTGAGCACAGGAAGTTGGGTTTTCTCACAAAGATTAACAACATCTTCAAAGTATCCTTGGCTTATGTTGTATCTACGTGCAGATGCAACTGAAGGATTTAATGGAGGTTATCACTACAGTGGCCGTGGAATCATAAGAAAG ttgctAGAATCTCCAAACTTCAAGGTAAAGGTGACACTTGATGTCAAACAAGGAGGAGGGCCCAACAGTCAATTTTATCTTCTTGATATAGGAAGCTGTTGGAAGAACAATGGAGATCCATGTGATGGTGATGTTCTGACAGATGTGACTAGATACAGCGAAATGATAATAAATCCAGCTACTACAAGCTGGTGCCGTGCTGATAACCTGGTCTCCTGCCCGCCTTACCATGTTAGTCGTACTGGTGAGAAAATATACAGAAATGAGACATCTCGGTTTCCGTATTCTGCTTATCATCTCTACTGCAGCCCAGGAAATGCCAATTATCTGGAGGAACCATATGATATCTGTGATCCATATAGCAATCCACAGGCACAGGAACTGGTGCAAATTCTGCCACATCCTGAATGGGCTGTGCATGGATATCCTGAAAATCAAGGAGATGGATGGGTTGGAGACTCTAGGACTTGGGTGCTTGATGTGGGTGCTCTTTCTAGTCGATTATACTTCTACCAG GATCCAGGAACTGAACCAGCAAGGCGTGTATGGTCTTCAATTAATGTTGGTACAGAGATATATGTTAGCAGCACAGGGATGACTGCAGAATGGTCTGTCAGTGATTTTGATATACTGGTTCCTGAAGATGTTGCTAGCTCTGGTGTTAGCTTTGACTGA
- the LOC126699247 gene encoding 12-oxophytodienoate reductase 2-like isoform X5, which yields MAAEAATIPLLTPYKLGKFNLSRRVVLAPLTRQRSYGNVPQPHAILYYSQRTSKGGLLITEATGVSDTAQGYPDTPGIWTKEQVEAWKPIVDAVHAKGGVFFCQIWHVGRVSNQGFQPNGQAPISSSNRPLTPQIKANGIDVADFTPPRRLRIEEIPQIVNDFRLAARNAIEAGFDGVEIHGAHGYLIDQFMKDQVNDRTDQYGGSLENRCRFALEIVEAVSNEIGADRVGIRLSPFADYVQSGDSNPEALGLYMAESLNKYEILYCHMVEPRMNTAREKSESPHGLVLMREAFKGNFIVAGGYDREDGNKAIAENYADLVAYGRHFLANPDLPKRFKLNAPLNKYNRETFYTSDPVLGYTDYPFLEDIA from the exons GGTTGTTTTGGCACCATTGACCAGACAGAGATCTTATGGCAATGTTCCTCAGCCACATGCTATCTTATATTATTCTCAAAGAACCTCCAAAGGTGGTCTACTAATAACTGAAGCCACTGGAGTTTCTGACACTGCTCAAGG GTATCCAGACACACCTGGTATATGGACAAAAGAGCAAGTTGAAGCATGGAAACCCATCGTAGATGCTGTTCATGCCAAAGGTGGAGTTTTCTTTTGTCAAATTTGGCATGTGGGGAGGGTTTCAAATCAAG GTTTTCAGCCAAATGGTCAAGCCCCAATTTCTTCCTCTAACAGGCCTTTGACCCCTCAAATTAAAGCTAATGGAATTGACGTTGCAGACTTCACTCCTCCAAGGCGGCTAAGGATAGAGGAAATTCCTCAAATTGTCAATGATTTTAGGCTTGCTGCAAGGAATGCTATTGAAGCTG GCTTTGATGGAGTAGAGATCCATGGGGCTCATGGTTACCTAATTGACCAGTTTATGAAAGATCAAGTCAATGATCGAACGGATCAATATGGTGGATCCCTTGAAAATCGTTGCCGGTTTGCTCTGGAAATAGTCGAAGCTGTTTCTAATGAGATAGGAGCAGACAGGGTTGGAATAAGGCTATCTCCTTTTGCAGACTACGTGCAATCCGGAGACTCAAATCCAGAAGCTTTGGGCCTTTACATGGCTGAATCCTTAAACAAATATGAGATTCTTTATTGCCACATGGTTGAGCCAAGAATGAACACAGCTAGAGAAAAGAGTGAAAGTCCCCATGGTCTTGTGCTAATGAGAGAGGCTTTTAAGGGTAACTTTATCGTTGCTGGGGGTTATGACAGGGAAGATGGGAACAAAGCTATTGCTGAAAACTATGCAGATCTTGTTGCTTATGGTCGTCATTTTCTAGCCAATCCAGATTTACCTAAGAGATTTAAGCTCAATGCTCCACTCAACAAGTACAACAGAGAAACATTCTACACCTCTGACCCTGTCCTTGGATACACTGATTATCCATTCCTTGAAGACATTGCTtag